The uncultured Trichococcus sp. DNA segment TTGGCTTTGGCGATGCCTCGGCGACTCCCGAGGAATTCCAGATGGCTGTCCCCGATCAAGGTGATGATGGCGACATCCGGTTTTGCCAATCGGCTCAACAAGCTGATTTCGCCGAAATTGCTCATGCCCATTTCAAGCACCAGCACTTCCGTGTCTTCCGGCATCTCCAGAATGGTCATCGGCATGCCGATTTCATTATTGTAATTGCCTTCCGTTTTATGGACACGGAAACGCGCGGACAGGACGGCAGCCGTCATGTCTTTGGTGGTCGTTTTCCCGTTGCTTCCGGTGATCGCGACCACTTTTGGTTGGATCATATTCAGATAGGCTTCCGCCAGTTTTTGCAAAGCTTCCAGCGTGTCATCCACCAGAATGACGGCAATCTCTTCAGGTGCTTCTCCCGCGGCACGGCTCCATAAAGTTGCTGCCGCTCCGTTTTTGATTGCCGATTGGACATAATCATGGCCATCCGTTTCCCCCTGCAAGGGCACAAACAAGCTGTCGGGCGTTGCTTTACGGGAGTCGAAGACAACGGAATTTATTTCAGCGAAGCGGTTGGCCGATGTGTAGTCGATCGCTCCAACAGCTTTCACAACATCGATGATGCGTAATGGTTTCATATTCGGTTCCTCATTTCCGGTTTTTTCGGCAGTTCTTTCGGCTGCTCTAAAAAAAGGCCGTCCTTTCCCGGGTTCGCAGCAAGCATTCCATGCTTTCGGTGCTGCTGGCGATCAGGAAAATCACGGCCTTTCATTCATCATTCTACAAATTGATAAGATATTTTTTCTTCATGGCGTTTCAGGGCTAACTGGATCAACTCTTCCACCAAGTCGCTGTATTTCAATCCAGTTTCTTCCCAAAGCAACGGATACATGCTGCGGGTAGTGAAGCCAGGCAAAGTGTTGACTTCGTTGATGTAGATTTCATTGTTTTTGGTCACAAAGAAATCGCATCGGCTCAACCCGCTGCCGTCAAGCGCTCGGAAAGCGATTGTTGCATAATCCTGCAGCTTGGCGGTGATTTCTTCCGGTAATTCAGCCGGAATCTGCAGCAACACTTCTTCGTTGCCGTATTTTTCTTCATAGTCATAGAAATCTTTGGTTTTAACGATTTCACCGGGTACGGAGGTATGGACATCGTCATTTCCCAATACCGCGATTTCGATTTCACGGGCTTCGATGCCTTGTTCAACGACTACGCGACGGTCATAACGGAAAGCCGTCTCAATCGCAGCGGTCAATTCTTCGAGATTCGTAGCTTTGGAAATGCCGACGCTTGAGCCCATATTAGCTGGCTTTACATACATCGGGTAAATCAGACTGCCTTCGCATTGGATGAAGATCTTCTCGCGGTCATTTTTCCAGTCATTACGGGTGACTGCAACATAAGGCACTTGCGGCAACCCTGCCTGTTGGAAAAGATGCTTGCTGACGATTTTGTCCATCCCGCTGGCGCTGGCAAGGACACCGCAGCCGACATACGGCATATTCAGGACTTCAAACAGCCCTTGCACCGTACCGTCTTCGCCGTTTGGTCCATGCAATACCGGGAAAATGACAGCATCTTCAGATTGGATGTCTGCAGGTGAAATAAGTTCGCCGTAGGATTTCCCATCCTGTGAATCGGCAAAGCGCTTCTCGGAACCCGGCTCCAAGTAAAGGTTCTCAGAGAATGCCACTGGTTCGGATAGGGATTGCCCTTGAATCCATGCGCCTGCCTTAGTGATATAGACGGGCACAACTTCATAATAGTTGAAATAGATCGCTTTTATGATCGAATGTGCTGTCAGGATCGAGATATCGTGCTCAGCGCTCTTTCCGCCATAAATCAAATAAATTTTCATCGAGAAATCCTCCGAATTTTTTGATAACTGCTTTAACTCAAGAAACATTGTACCACATTTATTTTTTAGCTAAAATGATTTTTGTGAAAAGTGGCTTTGCCTCCCTTTTGCCGGGGACAAACCATCTGATTTCGGCTCAACGGGCACAGAAAAAGCCTAAGTTCCGGCTTAGGCTCTCATTCGAAGTCTATGTCTATTTTCCACTCATTGCGTTCCATGTCATAACAGATGGTGCCCACCGAATCCTTTTCGTTGAAACGGCCGCCGATGCTGGCGTAACGGTCTTCCGCGATGAACAATGGGATGCAGCATCTATTTTCTTCGATGCTCATCTGCCTGAAGGAGATCACGGCTCCTTCTTTGAAGATCGGAATGAATTCCTTCACGCGTTCGATCGGGAATGGCGCGATTTCTTTGTCTTTCTGATAAAAGCGTTTCTTCTCATTCACTTTTTCCTTCAACTTGACGGTGATGGCTTCGGCGAACAGCTCATGGAATTGCTCCAGGTAGCGATAATACATTTTTATGAAGCCATTCGGCAACGTGAGGTAGATGTAGTTGTTCTGTAGTTTATAATAGAACGGTGAATGCAAGTGCGTATGCGCATGCGCGATGTACAGGATCTCGGATATTTCGATCGGGGTGAGGAGATGCAACATGTCCACATTCACAAAATCAATCCATTTTCCCATGGCGATTTGATTGTCCGTCCCTTTTTGGAAGAACGCTTTTACGTTTTCTTGGCCTTTGATCACCTGAAAACCAGTATGATTATCATATGTTCCGATGCTTTTTCTTCCATCCACCAACAATAAGTTTTCCGGAAGCTTCCGGGCTAATTTGGTGTAATCCTTCACCGCTATCCCTTTGCTCAAAACATAATTGCTGACTGTTTCATAGTGAACATATAACATATCTTCGCTCATGAATGATCCCCCCCTTTCCAAAATATCCCTTATTATCATTCTACTACTTGCAAAACCGATTAAGGTATCAGTACCATGTTAATATTATTACAAATCCGTATCTTTTACAAAGATAATTTGCCTTTTTCTCCTATTTTTTTTCATAGCAACAAACTGAAAGGGTTTTCACATCAAAAACCGAACTTTATTTGTGCAATTTGAATAAAATGTCCGAAAAAAGAAGCTATTCACATAGCTTCTAATCGTTTGATTCGGTTTGCCGTTGAGGGGTGTGTCGAAAACAGGCCATCGCTTTCCGCTTCGCCATTCTTCATCCGTTTGAAAGGATTCACAATATAAAGCGAGGCGCTGGCAGTGTTCGCCGCCTCCATCGGTTCGCTTGTCGCGATTTTGATTAAAGCAGATTTCAGCCCTTCCGGATTGCGCGTGAACTCAACTGCACTCGCATCCGCCAAATACTCACGGTTGCGAGACAGCGCCAGACGGATAATTGTGGCCACAAAAGGCGACAGAACCAGAATCAGCAAGGAAAGGATCAGCAATATAATGCCCGCTCCACCGCTGTTATTGCTTTTGCGTCGCCGGCCGCCGCCACCCCAGAACATCATACGG contains these protein-coding regions:
- a CDS encoding D-alanine--D-alanine ligase, which gives rise to MKIYLIYGGKSAEHDISILTAHSIIKAIYFNYYEVVPVYITKAGAWIQGQSLSEPVAFSENLYLEPGSEKRFADSQDGKSYGELISPADIQSEDAVIFPVLHGPNGEDGTVQGLFEVLNMPYVGCGVLASASGMDKIVSKHLFQQAGLPQVPYVAVTRNDWKNDREKIFIQCEGSLIYPMYVKPANMGSSVGISKATNLEELTAAIETAFRYDRRVVVEQGIEAREIEIAVLGNDDVHTSVPGEIVKTKDFYDYEEKYGNEEVLLQIPAELPEEITAKLQDYATIAFRALDGSGLSRCDFFVTKNNEIYINEVNTLPGFTTRSMYPLLWEETGLKYSDLVEELIQLALKRHEEKISYQFVE